A genomic window from Paenibacillus sp. FSL K6-0276 includes:
- the pflA gene encoding pyruvate formate-lyase-activating protein gives MIKGRIHSLETFGTVDGPGIRFVLFMQGCLLKCQYCHNPDTWALDEGKEMSLEEVLSEIEPYLNYYRTSGGGLTVSGGEPTLQAQFVKQLFTEVKKRWNLHTTLDSNGYNEGDKINDLLDVTDLVMLDLKHIDDEAHIKLTGKSNDRTLKLARWLSDHNRKMWIRHVYVPGIHDREEDLINLGRYIGTLNGVEKFEILPYHQMGIYKWEMLGKPYELDGVPSPTDEEVQRAYRLVEEGRKQTALI, from the coding sequence ATGATTAAAGGTCGCATACACTCTTTGGAAACCTTTGGAACCGTTGACGGACCTGGTATTCGTTTTGTTTTATTCATGCAGGGCTGCTTGTTGAAATGCCAATATTGTCATAATCCTGATACTTGGGCTTTAGATGAAGGCAAAGAAATGAGTCTGGAAGAAGTGCTTTCCGAGATCGAGCCTTATTTGAACTACTATCGTACTTCCGGAGGCGGGTTGACTGTATCCGGTGGTGAACCAACTTTGCAGGCTCAATTTGTAAAGCAGTTATTTACGGAAGTGAAGAAACGTTGGAATTTGCACACCACACTAGATAGTAACGGTTATAACGAAGGTGATAAGATTAATGACTTATTGGATGTTACTGATTTGGTTATGCTTGACTTGAAGCATATTGATGATGAAGCACACATTAAGTTAACTGGCAAATCTAATGATCGTACCTTAAAGCTTGCACGCTGGCTGTCGGATCATAATCGTAAGATGTGGATTAGACATGTATATGTTCCAGGCATTCACGACCGTGAAGAGGACCTTATTAATTTAGGTCGTTATATTGGAACCTTAAATGGCGTTGAGAAATTTGAAATATTACCTTATCATCAAATGGGTATCTATAAATGGGAAATGCTCGGCAAGCCTTATGAATTGGATGGAGTGCCATCCCCTACGGACGAAGAAGTTCAGCGGGCATACCGCTTGGTCGAAGAAGGTCGTAAGCAGACAGCGCTTATATAA